The sequence GATAATTTCTCGTTAATTAATGAGTTGACATATGAATACACTAAAGCTGAGATTAATATATATACGGGAATTGAAGGACAGTTGAATCAAAGAGTTACTTCGCAATTCCTTGATATACCTGTTTTGTTAAAGTATAGAACACCAGCATTATGGAATACCTATTGTCTAATTGGTCCCGGTATCGCGATTTTATTGGATGCAAATTATTCGTATTACGACCATATTTATTCTTTTTATAAAGGAGAAGTGAATATTACCAAAGAATTACCGACGGTAAATATTTTCATAAATATAGGTATTGGAAAAGAATTCGGATTGTTAAAGAGTAATTTAATTATTGAATTAGTCGGGAAAATTGGTATAAATAAGAACCAATATAAAGGTAACTTGATTTATTATGATATAGGCGAATGGAAAAATGTGGGCGCATTTATACTCGTAGGTCTTAGATTACGATAATACTGTAAAGTAAATCTTATAATCAAATGTTTCCTGTTCAAAAGGAGGGTAAAATGTATAAAAAATTATTCTTTTTCTGTTTAATAATTCCAATTATATCCATGTATGCTCAAAACGACCCATTAATTCAATACCAGTGGAATCTTAATAAAATTATGGCTCAAAATGCGTGGAATATAACAACTGGTAGTCCATCAATTATAATAGCTATTTTAGATAATGGCATTGATTCAAATCATCCTGATTTACAAAACAAGTTGGTGATAGGTTATGATGTTATTGATAATGATAATACTACAGATCCATATGGAAATTATTGGCATGGGACCGCATGTGCTGGAGCGGCGGCAGCTGGAACTAATAATGGAATTGGCATTGCAAGCATTGGCTATAACTGCAAAATAATGCCTATACAGATAGCACATGATGATAATATAAATAATCCGATAAAATTTGTAACAGGTTTAAATTGGGCGGTTGCACATGGAGCAGATATAATTTGTTTTAGTGGACATACAGATAATA comes from Melioribacter roseus P3M-2 and encodes:
- a CDS encoding outer membrane beta-barrel protein, which gives rise to MSQHKVIYGIKSGVGVWQFMSLKGNPNSGAPLKRSYPLGISFGFYVENILSDNFSLINELTYEYTKAEINIYTGIEGQLNQRVTSQFLDIPVLLKYRTPALWNTYCLIGPGIAILLDANYSYYDHIYSFYKGEVNITKELPTVNIFINIGIGKEFGLLKSNLIIELVGKIGINKNQYKGNLIYYDIGEWKNVGAFILVGLRLR
- a CDS encoding S8 family serine peptidase; the protein is MYKKLFFFCLIIPIISMYAQNDPLIQYQWNLNKIMAQNAWNITTGSPSIIIAILDNGIDSNHPDLQNKLVIGYDVIDNDNTTDPYGNYWHGTACAGAAAAGTNNGIGIASIGYNCKIMPIQIAHDDNINNPIKFVTGLNWAVAHGADIICFSGHTDNSQDVLDAIDYAMIFPPKSIQ